A stretch of the Lolium perenne isolate Kyuss_39 chromosome 3, Kyuss_2.0, whole genome shotgun sequence genome encodes the following:
- the LOC127338232 gene encoding transcription repressor OFP13-like: MSTASSSTTTSWQWPSCAQARTMSFGRTDDGYDGEVSSTRKDCKTRVITNPAYCNDERSFFSTIDSSASTTAPVSEGDELIIRGIRSSSRLFFEPEATSSIVNKPSGAHTVAFGGARAVAIHSADPYGDFRQSMEEMVLSHGDNGMDDWGWLEEMLGWYLRANGKKTHGLIVGAFVDLLVALTSSSSIKQSDKCY; encoded by the coding sequence ATGTCCACCGCGTCGTCCAGCACGACCACCTCGTGGCAATGGCCTTCCTGCGCGCAGGCCAGGACCATGTCGTTCGGCAGGACCGATGACGGCTACGATGGCGAGGTTTCATCAACGCGCAAGGACTGCAAGACAAGGGTGATAACTAACCCGGCCTACTGCAACGACGAGCGCTCCTTCTTCTCCACCATCGACTCGTCTGCTTCTACAACGGCGCCGGTGAGCGAGGGGGACGAGTTGATCATCCGTGGGATCCGGTCGTCAAGCCGCCTCTTCTTCGAGCCCGAGGCGACGAGCTCCATCGTGAACAAACCGAGCGGCGCCCACACGGTGGCGTTCGGCGGTGCGAGGGCGGTGGCCATCCACTCGGCGGATCCGTATGGGGACTTCCGGCAGTCGATGGAGGAGATGGTGCTGAGCCACGGCGACAATGGCATGGACGACTGGGGTTGGTTGGAGGAGATGCTAGGGTGGTACCTCAGGGCCAACGGCAAGAAGACCCACGGACTCATCGTGGGCGCCTTCGTCGATCTTCTTGTCGCgctcacctcctcctcctccatcaagcaaagcgaCAAGTGCTACTAG